A stretch of the Opitutaceae bacterium genome encodes the following:
- a CDS encoding small ribosomal subunit Rsm22 family protein: protein MPATTWENLDWTRLERLRAFFLDTSAIEGPYWRDEEDLLAYDLTFGARIGWKWDHVIAELNRREWQPPSTRIYDWGCGTAIAARRLLAAFPDHPWESVTLWDHSPQATDFARKCISEIHPGVACQVTPPDRLEPGALVLVSHALGEAREEDLRLLWERVREARGLILVEPGTHESSRAVIAVREVLKGHFAVRAPCTHQAACGLLTEENSRHWCHHFGRVPTEVFMDANWALFSRTLGIDLRSLPVSYLVLDKAGAANKTEGISRILGRPRFYKGFCRILNCQSSGVSELELPKRMDKELWKTLKKDRHSGLFAWEVEGDRIREGRESKG from the coding sequence GTGCCCGCCACCACCTGGGAAAATCTCGACTGGACGCGCCTTGAGCGGCTGCGTGCGTTTTTTCTGGATACGTCTGCCATCGAGGGCCCCTATTGGCGCGACGAGGAGGATCTCCTTGCCTACGACCTGACCTTCGGAGCCCGCATCGGTTGGAAATGGGATCACGTCATCGCGGAACTGAATCGGCGGGAGTGGCAACCACCGTCCACCCGGATCTACGATTGGGGCTGCGGGACGGCCATCGCCGCCCGGCGTCTTCTGGCCGCCTTTCCGGACCACCCCTGGGAATCGGTTACACTCTGGGATCATTCCCCGCAGGCCACCGATTTTGCCCGCAAGTGCATCAGTGAAATCCATCCGGGGGTGGCGTGCCAGGTCACCCCGCCCGATCGGCTCGAGCCCGGCGCCCTCGTTCTCGTCAGCCACGCCCTGGGCGAGGCCCGCGAAGAGGACCTCCGCCTGCTTTGGGAGCGGGTTCGCGAGGCCCGGGGTTTGATCCTGGTCGAACCCGGAACCCACGAAAGCAGCCGGGCGGTCATCGCCGTCCGCGAGGTGCTGAAGGGTCACTTTGCCGTGCGCGCCCCCTGCACCCATCAGGCAGCCTGCGGACTCCTGACCGAAGAGAACAGCCGGCACTGGTGCCACCATTTCGGTCGGGTGCCGACGGAGGTCTTCATGGATGCCAACTGGGCCCTCTTCTCCCGAACCCTCGGCATTGATCTGCGCAGTCTCCCGGTCAGTTATCTCGTCCTCGACAAAGCGGGCGCAGCGAACAAGACCGAAGGCATTTCCCGCATCCTCGGCCGACCCCGCTTCTACAAGGGCTTTTGCCGGATTCTGAACTGCCAGTCGTCGGGCGTTTCCGAGCTTGAGCTGCCCAAACGGATGGACAAGGAACTCTGGAAGACCCTGAAGAAGGACCGGCACTCCGGATTGTTCGCATGGGAGGTCGAAGGGGATCGAATCCGTGAGGGCCGGGAGTCCAAAGGGTGA